Proteins from a single region of Azospira inquinata:
- a CDS encoding DUF2788 domain-containing protein, translating into MEGTLFGFTEEQISNFGLTFGIGAFMIYMLFIIGELAYKSKAGKYGTVVLFFVLSFGMLGFVAKLIFEKVAGI; encoded by the coding sequence ATGGAAGGAACCCTCTTCGGGTTCACGGAGGAGCAAATCTCCAACTTCGGCCTCACCTTCGGGATCGGGGCTTTCATGATCTACATGTTGTTCATCATTGGTGAACTGGCCTACAAGTCGAAGGCGGGCAAATACGGAACAGTGGTGCTGTTTTTCGTGCTCTCCTTCGGCATGCTGGGCTTTGTCGCCAAGCTCATTTTCGAGAAAGTTGCAGGAATCTAA
- the ppnP gene encoding pyrimidine/purine nucleoside phosphorylase: MSQFDNVSVLKAANVYFDGKCVSHTVLFPDGSKKTLGVILPSSLTFNTGAPEIMETISGSCRVRLQGQTEWQTYGAGQSFKAPGNSSFDIEVSGEPYQYVCYYG; this comes from the coding sequence ATGTCCCAGTTCGATAACGTTTCCGTGCTGAAAGCCGCCAATGTGTATTTCGACGGCAAGTGCGTCAGCCATACCGTCCTTTTCCCTGACGGCAGCAAAAAGACCCTGGGGGTGATTCTGCCTTCCAGCCTGACCTTCAACACGGGGGCGCCCGAAATCATGGAAACCATTTCCGGCAGTTGCCGGGTGCGTCTCCAGGGGCAGACGGAATGGCAGACCTACGGTGCCGGCCAGTCCTTCAAAGCCCCGGGCAATTCCAGTTTCGACATTGAAGTGAGCGGCGAACCCTACCAATACGTTTGCTATTACGGCTAA
- a CDS encoding YajQ family cyclic di-GMP-binding protein, with the protein MPSFDFSSEVDMVALKNAMDVISRQIANRYDFKGTSAKVDFNEKDKVITLFGDSDFQLGQIKDILFPAMEKKEKESTKRLDAQEVQKISGNKVKQDLKIKVGIETELAKKIVKLVKDSKLKVQASIQGDTVRVQGAKRDELQSCIALVTKTIADFPIKFGNFRD; encoded by the coding sequence ATGCCTTCTTTCGACTTTTCCTCCGAAGTGGATATGGTGGCGTTGAAAAACGCCATGGACGTGATTTCCCGCCAGATTGCCAACCGCTACGACTTCAAGGGCACCAGCGCCAAGGTGGATTTCAATGAAAAGGACAAGGTAATTACCCTGTTCGGGGATTCCGACTTTCAGTTGGGCCAGATCAAGGACATCCTTTTTCCCGCCATGGAAAAGAAGGAAAAGGAAAGCACCAAGCGCTTGGATGCCCAGGAGGTGCAAAAAATCTCCGGCAACAAGGTGAAGCAGGATCTGAAGATCAAGGTGGGGATCGAAACCGAGCTGGCGAAGAAAATCGTCAAGCTGGTGAAGGACTCCAAGCTCAAGGTCCAGGCCTCCATCCAGGGGGATACGGTGCGGGTGCAGGGGGCCAAGCGGGACGAACTCCAGTCCTGCATTGCCCTGGTGACCAAGACCATCGCGGATTTCCCCATCAAGTTCGGTAATTTCCGGGACTGA
- a CDS encoding type 1 glutamine amidotransferase encodes MRPIAIFRHSPTEGPGYFATFLEAHGLAWELIPVDEGAPIPASAQAYSGLCFMGGPMSVNDPLPWISSVCALIRDAVAHQIPVLGHCLGGQLMAKALGGKVGPNPVKEIGWAEALAASGPTAAHWLGALAGQTVTVFEWHGETFSRPQGAEAILGNAYCANQMFALGPHLAMQCHVEMTPTMIDAWNGQWAEECAHLPPQPSIQTPAQMGVELAQRLPQLHQLADQIYGVWIKGLAR; translated from the coding sequence ATGCGCCCCATTGCCATTTTTCGCCACTCCCCCACTGAAGGTCCGGGTTATTTTGCCACATTCCTGGAAGCTCACGGCCTCGCCTGGGAACTCATTCCGGTGGACGAAGGCGCCCCCATTCCCGCCTCCGCCCAGGCCTACAGCGGCCTGTGTTTCATGGGGGGCCCCATGAGCGTGAATGATCCCCTGCCCTGGATTTCATCGGTCTGCGCCCTGATCCGGGACGCTGTGGCCCATCAAATCCCCGTCCTCGGCCATTGCCTGGGCGGACAACTCATGGCCAAAGCCCTAGGCGGCAAGGTAGGCCCCAACCCGGTAAAGGAAATCGGCTGGGCGGAAGCCCTGGCGGCAAGCGGCCCCACCGCCGCCCACTGGCTGGGCGCCCTGGCGGGGCAGACCGTCACGGTCTTTGAATGGCACGGAGAAACCTTTTCCCGACCCCAGGGGGCGGAAGCCATTCTGGGCAATGCCTATTGCGCCAACCAGATGTTCGCCCTGGGGCCCCATCTGGCCATGCAGTGCCACGTAGAAATGACCCCGACCATGATCGACGCCTGGAACGGCCAATGGGCGGAAGAATGCGCCCACCTGCCCCCCCAACCGTCCATCCAGACCCCGGCCCAGATGGGCGTGGAACTGGCCCAGCGCCTACCCCAGCTGCACCAACTGGCGGACCAGATCTACGGGGTATGGATCAAGGGGCTGGCCCGCTGA
- a CDS encoding retropepsin-like aspartic protease family protein: protein MLVTCLCLLGVSAGAEAVDVALAGLMPGKAMLSVDGGSPRIFSVGKTGDGGIKLISVGSNSAVVEVGGQRRNLRVGQQVVSVGGGDQASVVLSADGNGHFMTTGMVNGTTVRFLVDTGATLVSMGRSDARRAGVDASQGTPAMIQTADGPVRAYRVNLNKVTVGGLTLTNVEGLVHDKDLPVVLLGMSFLNRMEMQRDGERMVLRRRY from the coding sequence GTGCTGGTGACCTGCCTATGTCTGCTGGGGGTTTCTGCCGGAGCAGAGGCCGTGGATGTGGCCCTGGCCGGGTTGATGCCGGGCAAGGCCATGCTCTCCGTGGATGGGGGATCGCCCCGCATCTTCAGCGTAGGAAAAACCGGAGACGGGGGCATTAAGCTCATTTCCGTGGGCAGCAACAGTGCCGTGGTGGAAGTGGGGGGCCAGCGCCGCAATCTGCGGGTGGGCCAGCAGGTGGTCTCGGTTGGGGGCGGGGACCAGGCCTCCGTGGTGCTGTCCGCCGACGGCAACGGCCATTTCATGACCACCGGCATGGTCAATGGCACCACGGTCCGCTTCCTGGTGGATACGGGGGCCACCCTGGTGTCCATGGGGCGGAGCGATGCCCGCCGGGCCGGGGTGGATGCCAGCCAGGGGACGCCAGCCATGATCCAGACGGCGGACGGCCCGGTGCGGGCCTACCGGGTTAATCTGAACAAAGTCACCGTGGGGGGGCTGACCCTCACCAACGTGGAAGGGCTGGTCCATGACAAGGACCTGCCTGTGGTGCTGTTGGGGATGAGTTTCCTCAATCGCATGGAAATGCAACGGGACGGGGAGCGCATGGTATTGCGCCGCCGTTATTGA
- a CDS encoding CoA pyrophosphatase, giving the protein MGLEAGGAPRPGAAGDFPLPEELQPLARLLAATDRPRPPVVEAGVADRGILTPAAVLFPLVCRPEGVSVLLTLRSAHLKDHPGQISFPGGRREPEDTGPHQTALREAREEVGLDPAQVQLFGCLPEYRTSTGFRVTPVVGALRPPLALVPDPFEVAEIFEVPLAFLLDPANRQRHRVMWQGREREYFALPYGKYFIWGATAGMILSLASLLEEGERRL; this is encoded by the coding sequence ATGGGGCTTGAAGCAGGAGGGGCGCCCCGCCCCGGGGCGGCAGGGGATTTCCCCCTGCCTGAGGAACTTCAACCCCTGGCCCGTCTGCTGGCGGCCACGGATCGCCCTCGGCCGCCCGTGGTGGAAGCCGGGGTGGCCGATCGAGGCATTCTGACCCCCGCCGCCGTGCTTTTCCCCCTGGTCTGCCGTCCCGAGGGGGTGTCCGTGCTTCTCACCCTGCGCAGCGCCCATCTCAAGGACCATCCGGGCCAGATCAGTTTCCCCGGGGGGCGTCGGGAGCCGGAAGACACGGGCCCCCACCAGACCGCCCTGCGGGAAGCCCGGGAAGAGGTGGGTCTGGACCCGGCCCAGGTCCAGCTTTTCGGCTGTCTCCCCGAATACCGCACCAGTACGGGCTTTCGCGTCACCCCGGTGGTGGGGGCCTTGCGTCCGCCCCTGGCCCTGGTGCCCGACCCCTTTGAGGTGGCGGAGATTTTCGAGGTGCCCCTGGCCTTTCTTCTGGACCCAGCCAATCGCCAGCGCCACCGGGTGATGTGGCAGGGCCGGGAACGGGAATACTTCGCCCTGCCCTACGGCAAATATTTCATCTGGGGCGCCACCGCCGGCATGATCCTGTCCCTAGCCAGTCTGTTGGAAGAAGGGGAGAGGCGGCTTTAG
- a CDS encoding CobD/CbiB family protein produces the protein MSLLSLIAALLLEQLRPLSRRLFLDPALHWADFLEDRLNAGERRHGLLGWCAALLPPVLVVTAVYFLLDWISPLLAWAWNVAVLYLTLGFRQFSHYFTDIHLALRCGDLARARQLLGAWRGRSAENLSSSEVARLSIEEALVASHRHVFAVVLWFLVLPGPAGAIVYRLAALLAQRWGRQRREDFGEFGDFPRQAFALIDWVPARVTAVFFAIVGDFEDAIYCWRNQAAQWEDPDRGVILAAGAGALGVRLGQPLVENGELTERADLGLGEEADADFMQSTVGLVWRALVLWLLLLLLLGVASWVG, from the coding sequence ATGAGCCTACTTTCCCTAATTGCCGCCCTGTTGCTGGAACAGCTGCGTCCCCTGTCCCGTCGCCTGTTCCTGGACCCGGCCCTGCATTGGGCTGATTTCCTTGAAGACCGCCTGAATGCGGGGGAACGCCGCCATGGCCTGCTGGGCTGGTGCGCCGCCCTCTTGCCCCCCGTGCTGGTGGTGACCGCCGTCTATTTTCTCCTGGATTGGATCAGCCCCCTGCTGGCCTGGGCCTGGAATGTGGCGGTGCTCTATCTGACCCTGGGCTTTCGCCAGTTCAGCCACTATTTCACCGATATTCATCTAGCCTTGCGCTGCGGTGATTTGGCCCGGGCCCGCCAACTGCTGGGGGCCTGGCGGGGGCGCAGCGCCGAAAATCTCTCCTCCAGCGAGGTGGCCCGGCTGTCCATCGAAGAAGCCCTGGTGGCTTCCCACCGCCACGTTTTTGCCGTGGTGCTCTGGTTTCTGGTATTGCCCGGTCCTGCTGGGGCCATCGTCTATCGTCTGGCCGCCCTTCTGGCCCAACGCTGGGGACGGCAGCGCCGGGAGGATTTTGGCGAATTCGGGGATTTCCCCCGTCAGGCCTTTGCCCTCATCGACTGGGTGCCCGCCCGGGTGACCGCAGTGTTTTTCGCCATCGTGGGGGATTTTGAAGACGCCATTTACTGCTGGCGCAATCAGGCGGCCCAATGGGAAGACCCGGATCGGGGCGTGATTCTGGCCGCCGGGGCTGGTGCCCTGGGGGTGCGTCTGGGCCAGCCCTTGGTGGAAAACGGGGAACTCACGGAACGGGCCGATCTGGGCCTGGGGGAAGAGGCGGACGCGGATTTCATGCAAAGTACGGTGGGCTTGGTGTGGCGGGCCCTGGTGCTGTGGTTGCTGCTGCTCCTGCTCCTGGGCGTGGCTTCCTGGGTGGGGTAG
- a CDS encoding circularly permuted type 2 ATP-grasp protein: MSKPTYYDEMYCGGSDGAVRDHYRSYLQWQGNTPADRIARKRVEADIAFRRVGITFAVYGEEGGTERLIPFDIIPRIIPSQEWLTLKAGLRQRVKTLNLFLHDIYHDQEILKAGKIPREQVENNAQFREVMRGVDVAANTYAHIAGVDLVRAGAGEFYVLEDNLRVPSGVSYMLEDRKMMMRLFPELFASNKIAPVEHYPDLLLETLRASAPNGVSDPTVVLLTPGAYNSAYFEHTFLAQQMGIELVEGRDLFVENDTVYMRTTQGPQRVDVIYRRIDDDFMDPQVFRPDSMLGVPGILRAYRAGRVTLANAVGTGVADDKSIYPYVPDMVRFYLGEEPILHNVPTYMCRKPEDLAYTLAHLPELVVKEVHGAGGYGMLVGPASTRAEIEVFRQRLEAHPDKYIAQPTLALSTCPTYVDAGIAPRHIDLRPFVLSGKEVTMVPGGLTRVALREGSLVVNSSQGGGTKDTWVLED, translated from the coding sequence ATGAGCAAACCCACCTATTACGACGAAATGTATTGCGGCGGCAGCGATGGCGCCGTGCGGGACCACTACCGTTCCTATCTCCAGTGGCAGGGCAATACCCCAGCGGATCGCATTGCCCGCAAGCGGGTGGAGGCGGATATCGCCTTCCGCCGGGTCGGCATCACCTTTGCCGTGTATGGGGAAGAAGGGGGCACGGAGCGGCTCATTCCCTTCGACATCATTCCCCGCATCATTCCCTCCCAGGAATGGCTGACCCTGAAGGCCGGGCTGCGGCAGCGGGTGAAGACCCTGAATCTGTTTCTCCACGACATCTACCACGACCAGGAAATTCTCAAGGCCGGGAAAATCCCCCGGGAACAGGTGGAGAACAACGCCCAGTTTCGGGAAGTGATGCGGGGAGTGGATGTGGCGGCCAACACCTACGCCCACATCGCCGGGGTGGATCTGGTGCGGGCCGGGGCCGGGGAGTTCTACGTGCTGGAGGACAACCTGCGGGTGCCCTCCGGGGTGTCCTATATGCTGGAAGACCGGAAGATGATGATGCGCCTCTTCCCCGAACTCTTCGCCAGCAACAAGATTGCCCCGGTGGAACACTATCCGGATCTGCTTTTGGAAACCCTGCGGGCCTCGGCCCCCAACGGGGTGTCCGACCCCACGGTGGTGCTGCTCACCCCGGGGGCCTACAACAGCGCCTACTTCGAACACACCTTCCTGGCCCAGCAAATGGGCATTGAGCTGGTGGAAGGCCGGGACCTGTTCGTGGAGAACGACACGGTGTACATGCGCACCACCCAGGGGCCCCAACGGGTGGATGTGATCTACCGGCGTATCGACGATGACTTCATGGATCCCCAGGTGTTCCGTCCCGATTCCATGCTGGGGGTGCCGGGCATTCTGCGGGCCTACCGGGCGGGCCGGGTAACCCTGGCCAACGCCGTGGGCACCGGGGTGGCGGACGACAAGTCCATCTACCCCTATGTGCCGGACATGGTGCGTTTTTACCTGGGGGAAGAACCCATCCTGCACAACGTGCCCACCTACATGTGCCGCAAGCCGGAGGACCTGGCCTATACCCTGGCCCACCTTCCCGAGCTGGTGGTGAAGGAGGTGCACGGCGCCGGGGGCTACGGCATGCTGGTGGGGCCCGCCTCCACCCGGGCGGAAATCGAAGTCTTCCGCCAGCGTCTGGAAGCCCATCCGGACAAGTACATCGCCCAGCCCACCCTGGCCCTGTCCACCTGCCCCACCTATGTGGACGCGGGCATCGCCCCCCGCCATATCGACCTGCGCCCCTTTGTCCTGTCCGGCAAGGAAGTGACCATGGTGCCCGGCGGCCTGACCCGGGTGGCCCTGCGGGAAGGCTCCCTAGTGGTGAATTCCTCCCAAGGGGGCGGCACCAAGGACACCTGGGTGCTGGAAGACTGA
- a CDS encoding alpha-E domain-containing protein, with protein MLSRTADHLYWMSRYTERAENLARLLDVTYQMSLVPQSEAAANQNWHAVIVLNSLEKPFAEAYGEPTAANVMRFMVRDEDNPSSIYSCLSSTRENAHAVRGTLTSEMWETINSTWIELRHQSFDQIRAGGITEFFEWVKMRTALIRGVTLGTLLLDEAAHFIRLGGLLERADNTARILDVKYHFLQNGDEGNGVTDFYQWGALLRSLSAFEVYRKVYRDVITPARVVELLMLRKDMPRSLHHCLDKVDYMLSLVANKQSAETCRRSGLLHARLHYARTEDILAGGLHEYLTDFMDAIYDLGNHISQDFLVPAT; from the coding sequence ATGCTGAGCCGTACTGCCGACCACCTTTATTGGATGTCCCGCTATACCGAGCGGGCGGAAAACCTGGCCCGGTTGCTGGACGTGACCTACCAGATGTCCCTGGTGCCCCAGAGCGAAGCGGCGGCCAACCAGAACTGGCATGCCGTGATCGTCCTCAACAGCCTGGAAAAGCCCTTTGCGGAAGCCTACGGGGAGCCCACCGCCGCCAATGTGATGCGCTTTATGGTGCGGGACGAGGACAATCCTTCCTCCATCTACAGCTGCCTCAGTTCCACCCGGGAAAATGCCCACGCGGTGCGGGGCACCCTGACCTCGGAAATGTGGGAAACCATCAATTCCACCTGGATCGAGTTGCGCCACCAGAGCTTTGATCAGATCCGGGCCGGGGGCATCACGGAATTTTTCGAGTGGGTGAAAATGCGCACCGCCCTGATCCGGGGCGTCACCCTGGGCACCCTGCTACTGGACGAGGCCGCCCACTTCATCCGCCTGGGGGGCCTGCTGGAACGGGCCGACAACACGGCCCGCATCCTGGACGTGAAATACCACTTTCTCCAGAACGGGGACGAGGGCAACGGGGTGACGGATTTCTACCAGTGGGGTGCCTTGCTCCGCTCCCTGTCTGCCTTTGAGGTGTATCGCAAGGTGTACCGGGACGTGATTACCCCGGCTCGGGTGGTGGAACTGCTCATGCTGCGCAAGGACATGCCCCGCTCCCTGCACCACTGTCTGGATAAGGTGGATTACATGCTTAGCCTGGTGGCCAACAAGCAGTCCGCCGAGACCTGCCGCCGCTCCGGCCTGCTCCACGCCCGGCTCCATTACGCCCGCACCGAGGACATTCTGGCTGGGGGGCTGCACGAATACCTTACCGACTTCATGGATGCCATCTACGACCTGGGCAACCATATTTCCCAGGATTTCCTGGTGCCGGCCACCTGA
- a CDS encoding proteasome-type protease, translating to MTYCVAMGLDAGLVFLSDSRTNAGVDHINTFCKMNVWERPGDRVLVLLTSGNLSISQSVVNILNEHLGSPDKPNLYNAPNMFEAARLVGDALREVHKRDAEALQEFNVEFAAGLILGGQIRGEAPRLFQIYAAGNFIESSPDTPYFQIGESKYGKPIVDRVVKKVAGLDEAAKCALISMDSTIRSNLSVGLPLDLLVYEKDGFRVTHQIKIGQDNPYFTLIRNQWGERLRQVFAELPDPEWD from the coding sequence ATGACTTATTGCGTCGCCATGGGGCTCGATGCGGGCCTGGTTTTCCTTTCCGATTCCCGCACCAATGCGGGGGTGGATCACATCAACACCTTCTGCAAAATGAACGTCTGGGAGCGCCCCGGAGACCGGGTGCTGGTGCTCCTTACCTCGGGCAACCTGTCCATTAGCCAGTCCGTGGTGAATATTCTCAACGAACACCTGGGCTCCCCGGACAAGCCCAATCTCTACAACGCCCCCAATATGTTCGAGGCGGCCCGGCTGGTGGGGGACGCCCTGCGGGAGGTGCATAAGCGGGATGCGGAGGCGCTCCAGGAATTCAATGTGGAATTCGCCGCCGGCCTCATCCTGGGGGGACAGATCCGGGGCGAGGCGCCCCGCCTGTTCCAGATCTACGCCGCCGGTAATTTCATCGAATCTTCCCCCGACACCCCCTATTTCCAGATCGGCGAATCCAAGTACGGCAAGCCCATTGTGGATCGGGTGGTGAAAAAGGTGGCGGGCCTGGACGAGGCGGCCAAATGCGCCCTCATTTCCATGGATTCCACCATCCGCTCTAACCTTTCCGTGGGCCTGCCCCTGGATTTGCTGGTCTATGAAAAGGATGGCTTCCGGGTCACCCACCAGATCAAGATCGGCCAGGACAATCCCTATTTCACCCTGATCCGCAACCAGTGGGGGGAACGGCTGCGCCAGGTCTTCGCCGAACTGCCGGACCCGGAGTGGGATTGA
- a CDS encoding sensor histidine kinase → MFLIMACLLGLGPSALAAPPVVRIGVLAPEGAPAAEREWQPFASSLERALGDRGVRLQAYDLAGLRGAVERREVDFFIASSGFFVEMEAKSGAMRLATLESSPRLSPSHSVASTILVRADRGDLNRLTDLKGQRVMAVSEDAFSGYQLAWRELRRAGVEPRRDFAALIFSGFPLNHIVEAVGKGEVDGGIVRACVLEHLVAAGRVKAGDFKVLGEVRGDELGCRHSTPLYPDWSLAALRGTPYDLTRRVSHLLFSLPPSNGVAWTVPTDYQPVHGVFRDLGIGPYAALGPRDLWSLLRDYWWGLALALLVLAAMAAHSVRVEVLVHRRTRELQAALEARQQAEEAARRQEEKLDHLGRLGVLGEMSSMLAHELAQPLAAIGNFARGMTYRIQGGRLDPAPLLEGCQTIEQQAERAARVMEQVRAFSRKRPVRKAPLDLCALARETVVLFRGMVARAPDIQLHCGPSGASESGCLAGLTVEGDALQLQQVLLNLLKNAYDAARDLPEERRAISLILGRAPGRVTLAVADRGRGLAPGDRERLFEPFFTTKEDGVGLGLSMCQRILEAHGGAIAAHSPEDGGPGLVMEISLPCEEPAHVP, encoded by the coding sequence ATGTTTCTGATCATGGCCTGCCTCCTGGGTCTGGGCCCCAGTGCCCTGGCCGCCCCGCCGGTTGTGCGCATCGGCGTTCTGGCCCCGGAGGGGGCCCCGGCGGCGGAGCGGGAGTGGCAGCCCTTTGCCAGCTCCTTGGAACGGGCCCTGGGGGACCGGGGGGTGCGCCTGCAAGCCTATGATCTGGCCGGGCTGCGGGGGGCGGTGGAACGCCGGGAGGTGGATTTTTTCATCGCCAGCAGCGGCTTTTTCGTGGAAATGGAAGCCAAGTCCGGGGCCATGCGCCTTGCCACCCTGGAAAGCTCCCCCCGACTTTCCCCCAGCCATAGCGTGGCTTCCACCATTCTGGTGCGGGCCGACCGGGGAGATTTGAACCGGCTTACGGACCTCAAGGGCCAGCGGGTCATGGCGGTGAGCGAGGATGCCTTCAGCGGCTACCAGCTGGCCTGGCGGGAACTGCGCCGGGCCGGGGTGGAGCCCCGGCGGGATTTTGCCGCCCTGATTTTCTCCGGCTTTCCCCTGAACCACATCGTGGAGGCGGTGGGGAAAGGGGAGGTGGATGGGGGCATTGTCCGAGCCTGCGTGCTGGAACACCTGGTGGCGGCGGGTCGGGTCAAGGCCGGGGATTTCAAGGTGCTGGGGGAGGTCCGGGGGGACGAACTGGGCTGCCGCCACTCCACCCCCCTTTATCCGGACTGGTCCCTGGCCGCCCTGCGGGGCACCCCCTATGATCTGACCCGGCGGGTCTCCCATCTACTCTTCAGCTTGCCCCCCAGCAACGGGGTGGCGTGGACCGTGCCCACGGATTACCAGCCGGTGCACGGGGTGTTCCGGGACCTGGGCATTGGTCCCTATGCGGCCCTGGGCCCCCGGGACCTGTGGTCCCTGCTGCGGGACTATTGGTGGGGCCTGGCCCTGGCTCTGCTGGTGCTGGCCGCCATGGCTGCCCACTCGGTGCGGGTGGAAGTGCTGGTCCATCGCCGCACTCGGGAACTCCAGGCGGCCCTGGAAGCCCGTCAGCAGGCGGAAGAAGCGGCCCGGCGCCAGGAAGAAAAGCTGGATCACCTGGGGCGCCTGGGGGTGCTGGGGGAAATGTCCTCCATGCTGGCCCACGAATTGGCCCAGCCCCTGGCCGCCATCGGCAATTTCGCCCGGGGCATGACCTACCGCATTCAGGGGGGCCGCCTGGACCCGGCGCCTCTGCTGGAAGGCTGCCAGACCATCGAACAGCAGGCGGAACGGGCCGCCCGGGTGATGGAGCAGGTGCGGGCCTTTTCCCGCAAGCGGCCGGTGCGCAAGGCGCCCCTGGACCTGTGTGCCCTGGCCCGGGAGACCGTGGTGCTGTTTCGCGGCATGGTGGCCCGGGCCCCGGACATCCAGCTCCATTGCGGCCCTTCCGGCGCGTCGGAGAGCGGCTGTCTGGCGGGTCTGACCGTGGAAGGGGATGCCCTGCAACTCCAGCAGGTGCTCCTCAATCTTCTGAAAAATGCCTATGACGCAGCCCGGGATTTGCCCGAAGAGCGCCGGGCCATTTCCCTGATCCTGGGCCGGGCCCCGGGCCGGGTCACTCTGGCCGTGGCGGACCGGGGTCGGGGCCTGGCCCCCGGGGACCGGGAACGGCTGTTTGAACCTTTTTTTACCACCAAGGAAGACGGGGTGGGCCTGGGGCTATCCATGTGCCAGCGCATCCTGGAAGCCCACGGTGGGGCCATCGCCGCCCATTCCCCGGAAGACGGCGGGCCCGGTCTGGTGATGGAAATCAGTCTGCCCTGCGAGGAACCTGCCCATGTCCCCTAG
- a CDS encoding response regulator transcription factor: MSPSFPSLAEAPQATIHVVDDDAAMRRSVAFLVESLGWRAAEYGAAEQFLAAAAAGDLGCGCLVLDLRMPTMSGLELQQRLGEIGCALPIVFITGHGDVGTAVQAMKQGAVEFLEKPFKDQALLDAIAQAVRRSVAETSQQDAWKAARERFFSLTEREREVAVGLARGWSYKAIARAMGISDKTVQAHRNHLVEKLDLRSAAELAQLIMKIAPELLAES, translated from the coding sequence ATGTCCCCTAGTTTTCCTTCCCTGGCCGAAGCCCCCCAGGCCACCATCCATGTGGTGGATGACGATGCCGCCATGCGCCGCTCCGTGGCCTTTCTGGTGGAATCCCTAGGCTGGCGGGCGGCGGAATACGGGGCGGCGGAGCAGTTTCTCGCAGCGGCCGCTGCCGGAGATCTGGGCTGCGGTTGTCTGGTGCTGGATTTGCGCATGCCCACCATGAGCGGTCTGGAGCTGCAACAGCGGCTGGGAGAAATCGGCTGTGCCCTGCCCATCGTCTTCATCACCGGCCACGGGGACGTGGGGACGGCGGTCCAGGCCATGAAGCAGGGGGCGGTGGAATTTCTGGAAAAGCCCTTCAAGGATCAGGCTCTCCTGGACGCCATTGCCCAGGCGGTGCGCCGCTCCGTGGCCGAAACCAGCCAGCAGGATGCCTGGAAGGCAGCCCGGGAACGCTTTTTCAGCCTCACCGAGCGGGAACGGGAAGTGGCCGTGGGCCTGGCCCGGGGCTGGAGTTACAAGGCCATCGCCCGGGCCATGGGCATCAGCGACAAGACGGTCCAGGCCCACCGCAACCATCTGGTGGAAAAGCTGGATCTCCGTTCGGCGGCGGAATTGGCCCAGCTAATTATGAAAATCGCCCCGGAACTGCTGGCGGAGTCCTAG
- a CDS encoding c-type cytochrome, producing MKTTKTIRQRPGLRPLTLACLGILVSLGALNLPARADNDGAQAKAPANLPKIRAPHDSALPPGPQGDQIRYGRRLLTETKRLLPDHVGDALNCTSCHLAGGKTPKGSPFVGVAHRYPAYNPRAGRVVTLEERINGCFLRSMNGSKVPPESKEMQAMVAYMNWLSKDTPANGKVQGGGVGKINKDLLPDPVNGKRVYDAQCAVCHGQNGEGVKNARGEYVFPPLWGKDSFNVGAGMARTYTAAAFVKNNMPIGHGLNAPLGQGGVLNDQEAVDVAEYFSHQPRPDFPAKVNDWPKGGKPKDARY from the coding sequence ATGAAAACCACAAAAACAATCCGCCAACGCCCGGGGCTGCGTCCCCTCACCCTGGCCTGCCTGGGCATCCTGGTCAGCCTGGGAGCCCTCAATCTCCCGGCCCGGGCCGATAACGACGGCGCCCAGGCCAAGGCCCCGGCGAATCTGCCCAAAATCCGGGCGCCCCACGACAGCGCCCTGCCCCCCGGACCCCAGGGGGACCAGATCCGCTATGGTCGCCGCCTGCTAACGGAAACCAAGCGCCTGCTGCCGGACCATGTGGGGGATGCCCTCAATTGCACCAGCTGCCACCTGGCCGGGGGCAAAACCCCCAAGGGTTCCCCCTTCGTCGGAGTGGCCCACCGTTACCCGGCCTACAATCCCCGGGCTGGCCGGGTGGTCACCCTGGAAGAGCGCATCAACGGCTGTTTCCTGCGCTCCATGAACGGCAGCAAGGTGCCCCCGGAATCCAAGGAAATGCAGGCCATGGTGGCCTACATGAACTGGCTCTCCAAAGACACCCCGGCCAACGGCAAGGTCCAGGGGGGCGGGGTGGGCAAAATCAACAAGGATTTGCTGCCCGATCCGGTGAATGGCAAGCGGGTCTATGACGCCCAATGTGCCGTCTGCCACGGCCAGAACGGGGAAGGGGTGAAGAACGCCCGGGGCGAATATGTGTTCCCGCCCCTGTGGGGCAAGGACTCCTTCAATGTGGGGGCGGGCATGGCCCGGACCTACACGGCGGCGGCCTTTGTCAAAAACAACATGCCCATCGGCCACGGCCTCAACGCCCCCCTGGGGCAAGGCGGCGTCCTGAACGATCAGGAGGCGGTGGATGTGGCGGAATATTTCTCTCACCAGCCCCGGCCCGATTTCCCGGCCAAGGTGAATGACTGGCCCAAGGGCGGCAAGCCCAAGGACGCCCGCTACTAA